The nucleotide sequence CACGAAGCGCGGCATCGCCGACGGCATCCTCGGCAGCGAGATCCGACGCCTGGCGCGGCTCCTGGCTGTGCCGACCGCCGACGGGTCGGCGCCCGAGGTCGATCCCGACATCGTCGACGCCCTCGCCGAGCTCGCAACGCGCTTCCCCGTGTACCGCAGCTATCTGCCGCTCGGCGGCGAACAGCTCGCCTGGGCCGCCGATCAGGCGCAGCACGCCCGGCCCGAGCTGAAGGACGCGATCGCGACGGTGGTGACGCGCCTGGGCGACCCGGCGGATCCTGCGGCCGTGCGGTTCCAGCAGACGAGCGGCATGGTGATGGCGAAGGGCGTCGAAGACACGGCGTTCTACCGCTACAGCCGCCTGGTGTCTCTGAACGAGGTGGGCGGCGAGCCCTCGTGGTTCGCCTACTCGCCCGAGCTGTTCCATACGCGGCAGCAGAAGCGCCTGGCGACCACGCCGCACACGATGACGACGCTGTCGACGCATGACACGAAGCGCTCCGCCGACGTGCGCGCACGGATCGACGTGCTCAGCGAGATCCCCGACGAGTGGGCGGCGACGCTCGGCCGGCTGCGCGAGCTCGCGCCGCTCGGCGACGGGCCGTTCGAGAATCTGCTCTGGCAGTCGATCGTCGGCGCCTGGCCCGCCTCCCGCGAGCGCCTGCACGCCTACGCCGAGAAGGCCTCCCGCGAGGCCGGGACCTCGACGACCTGGACCGCACCCGACGAGGCCTTCGAGACGCGGATGCACGCGCTCGTCGACGCCTGCTTCGACGACGACGCGACGGTCAAAGAGCTCGAGCGCATTGTCGAGATGGTGCGCGGCCCGGGCTGGTCGAACTCGCTGGCGATGGCGCTGCTGCAGCTCACCGGCCCGGGAGCACCCGACGTCTACCAGGGCGGCGAGCTGTGGGACTACTCGCTCGTCGACCCCGACAACCGGCGCGAGGTCGACTTCGACCTGCGGCGCCTCTACCTGGCGGCGATCCAGGCGGGCGAGCTCCCGGCCGTGGACGCCACGGGGGCCGCGCGGCTCCTGGTCACCCATCGCGCCCTTATCGAACGCCGCGACCGGCCCGAGCTCTTCGACCGCTACGTGCCGCTGCCCGTGTTCGGCGAGGCGGCCGTCAACGCGATCGCCGTCGATCGCGGCGGGGCCATCGCCGTGGCCACCCGCCTGCCCGTCGGGCTCGCCGAAAGCGGCGGCTGGCGCGACACGACTCTGCACCTGCCCAGCGGCTCGCACCGCGACGCCCTCACCGGCCGACGCTTCGACGGGACACGCGTGCGGCTGGCCGACCTGCTCGACACCTACCCCGTGGCGCTCCTGGTGCCCGACGACGAAAGGCACGACGACTGATGGCCCTCTACGACGTCTGGGCGCCCTTCCCGACCCGCGTCCGTCTCGTCCTCGACGGCGAGACCCACGACATGACGCAGGATGCACGGGGCTGGTGGCGCGCCCCCGCCGGCCTCGACACCGGGGCCGGCCACCGCTACGGGTTCCTGCTCGACGATTCCGACACCCCTCTCCCCGACCCCCGCTCCCTCCGACAGCCCGACGGCGTGCACGCCCTCAGCGAGACATTCGACCCCGCGTCGTTCGCCTGGACGGACCAGGCCTGGCGCGGCCGCCCGCTCGCCGGTGCCGTGGTCTATGAGCTGCACATCGGCACGTTCACGCCGGGAACGAACGGCCCTGCCGGAGCCGAGGGACCGTCGGGCGGCACGTTCGACACCGCGATCGAGAAGCTGGACCACCTCGTCGACCTCGGCGTCGACTTCGTCGAGGTGCTGCCGGTGAACTCGTTCAACGGCCGCTGGAACTGGGGCTACGACGGCGTCCACTGGTTCGCGGTCACCGAGACCTACGGCGGCCCCGAGGCGTACCAGCGCTTCGTCGACGCCTGCCACGCGCGCGGCCTCGGCGTCGTGCAGGACGTCGTGTACAACCACCTCGGGCCGTCGGGCAACTATCTGCCTCAGTTCGGGCCGTACCTCACCGACAAGCACGCCTCGACCTGGGGCACCGGCGTCAACCTCGACGACGAGGGATCCCACGAGGTGCGGGAGCTGATCCTCGAGAACACGCGGCTCTTCCTCGACACGTTCCACGTCGACGCTCTGCGGCTCGACGCCGTCCACGCCCTCGTCGACGACTCCCCCGTGCACCTGCTCGAGGAGATGGCGATCCGCACCGCGGCGCTGTCGGCAGCCACAGGAATCCCGAAGACGCTGATCGCCGAGAGCGACAAGAACGACACCTCGCTCGTCACTCCGCGCGAGGCCGCGGGGCGCTCCGGCTCCGCGTTCGGCATCGACGCGCAGTGGAGCGACGACTTCCACCACTCGGTGCACGTCGCCCTCACCGGCGAGGTCTCCGGCTACTACGCCGACTTCGAGCACCTCGGCGCGCTCGCCAAGGTGCTCACCCGCGGCTTCTTCCACGACGGCACCTGGTCGTCGTTCCGCGAGAGGTACCACGGGCGACCGGTCGACGTCGAACGGATGCCTGGCTGGCGCCTCGTCGTCGCCGACCAGAACCACGACCAGATCGGCAACCGCGCCGTCGGCGACCGCCTCGCGGCCACCCTCGACGACGGGCAGC is from Frondihabitans australicus and encodes:
- the treY gene encoding malto-oligosyltrehalose synthase — translated: MPRDRAPRSTYRLQIRPAFDLNAAADVVQYLRDLGVDWVYLSPVLEAEAGSDHGYDVVDHSRVDPARGGEIGLQTLADRAHLFGLGVLIDIVPNHMGVATPRSNAWWWDLLQHGRDSRYAEAFDVDWAVGGGKVLIPVLGDDGDDRFDALEIVGDELRYYDNAYPIAPGTHSEGDTAQDVHARQHYELVYWKRADSELNYRRFFAVNTLAGIRVEEPWVFDDSHAEIGRWFRDGIADGLRVDHPDGLADPGGYLDRLRELTGGAHVLVEKILEGAEELPADWAMNGTTGYDALGDYDRILVDPEGAEALGALDDRLAGRAPAPADDTWHTMIAGTKRGIADGILGSEIRRLARLLAVPTADGSAPEVDPDIVDALAELATRFPVYRSYLPLGGEQLAWAADQAQHARPELKDAIATVVTRLGDPADPAAVRFQQTSGMVMAKGVEDTAFYRYSRLVSLNEVGGEPSWFAYSPELFHTRQQKRLATTPHTMTTLSTHDTKRSADVRARIDVLSEIPDEWAATLGRLRELAPLGDGPFENLLWQSIVGAWPASRERLHAYAEKASREAGTSTTWTAPDEAFETRMHALVDACFDDDATVKELERIVEMVRGPGWSNSLAMALLQLTGPGAPDVYQGGELWDYSLVDPDNRREVDFDLRRLYLAAIQAGELPAVDATGAARLLVTHRALIERRDRPELFDRYVPLPVFGEAAVNAIAVDRGGAIAVATRLPVGLAESGGWRDTTLHLPSGSHRDALTGRRFDGTRVRLADLLDTYPVALLVPDDERHDD
- the treZ gene encoding malto-oligosyltrehalose trehalohydrolase, with amino-acid sequence MALYDVWAPFPTRVRLVLDGETHDMTQDARGWWRAPAGLDTGAGHRYGFLLDDSDTPLPDPRSLRQPDGVHALSETFDPASFAWTDQAWRGRPLAGAVVYELHIGTFTPGTNGPAGAEGPSGGTFDTAIEKLDHLVDLGVDFVEVLPVNSFNGRWNWGYDGVHWFAVTETYGGPEAYQRFVDACHARGLGVVQDVVYNHLGPSGNYLPQFGPYLTDKHASTWGTGVNLDDEGSHEVRELILENTRLFLDTFHVDALRLDAVHALVDDSPVHLLEEMAIRTAALSAATGIPKTLIAESDKNDTSLVTPREAAGRSGSAFGIDAQWSDDFHHSVHVALTGEVSGYYADFEHLGALAKVLTRGFFHDGTWSSFRERYHGRPVDVERMPGWRLVVADQNHDQIGNRAVGDRLAATLDDGQLIIAAALTLTSPFTPMLFMGEEWAASTPWQFFTSHPEHDLGVATAKGRIAEFAKMGWDPAVVPDPQDPATFERSKLDWSEVSEGRHARVLDAYRRLTALRRCERDLTDPVMTAVSVDYSESDRWLVMTRGSLRVAVNFADSPATLDVAASEVLFASEEGIAAGESLTLPPHSVAVVR